The following coding sequences are from one Triticum urartu cultivar G1812 unplaced genomic scaffold, Tu2.1 TuUngrouped_contig_6490, whole genome shotgun sequence window:
- the LOC125530685 gene encoding hypersensitive-induced response protein-like protein 2 → MGGVLGLVQVDQSTVAIKETFGKFNEVLEPGCHFLPWCIGQRIVGYLSLRVKQLDVRCETKTKDNVFVTVVASVQYRALVDKASDAFYKLSNTKQQIQSYVFDVIRATVPKLELDDAFVQKDDIAKAVEEELEKAMSMYGYEIVQTLIVDIEPDVHVKRAMNEINAASRMRSAANDKAEAEKILQIKRAEGEAESKYLAGVGIARQRQAIVDGLRDSVLAFSENVPGTTAKDIMDMVLVTQYFDTMKEIGASSKSSSVFIPHGPVAVKDVASQIRDGLLQANTL, encoded by the exons ATGGGTGGCGTTTTGGGTTTAGTGCAGGTTGATCAGTCAACTGTTGCTATCAAAGAAACTTTTGGGAAGTTTAATGAGGTCCTGGAGCCTGGTTGCCacttcttgccttggtgcataGGGCAACGGATTGTTGGTTACCTCTCACTGCGTGTGAAACAGCTAGACGTCCGATGTGAAACCAAAACAAAG GATAATGTCTTTGTGACTGTTGTTGCTTCTGTCCAATACCGTGCCCTTGTTGATAAGGCATCTGATGCCTTCTACAAACTGAGCAACACAAAGCAACAAATCCAGTCGTACGTCTTTGATG TTATTAGAGCCACTGTCCCAAAGCTGGAGCTGGATGATGCATTTGTGCAGAAAGATGACATTGCAAAAGCTGTTGAAGAGGAGCTTGAAAAG GCAATGTCTATGTATGGGTATGAGATTGTGCAAACTCTGATAGTTGACATTGAGCCTGATGTGCATGTCAAGAGGGCAATGAATGAGATCAATGCAG CTTCTAGGATGAGGTCGGCAGCCAACGACAAAGCAGAGGCTGAAAAGATTCTCCAGATTAAACGAGCAGAGGGAGAAGCCGAGTCAAAGTACTTGGCTGGTGTGGGCATTGCAAGGCAGCGTCAGGCTATCGTGGATGGTCTGAGAGACAGCGTCCTCGCCTTCTCTGAGAACGTCCCTGGCACCACTGCAAAGGACATCATGGACATGGTTCTGGTTACCCAGTACTTCGACACCATGAAAGAGATTGGGGCCTCGTCCAAGTCTTCTTCGGTGTTCATCCCCCATGGTCCTGTGGCCGTCAAGGATGTGGCATCGCAGATCAGAGATGGGCTCCTTCAGGCTAACACTCTCTAA
- the LOC125530686 gene encoding F-box/SPRY domain-containing protein 1-like: MAPPPPPNEADLAAPAALRAPADVISRVFSQLDCVDLLSCSLVCRQWCRDSAELREEWRMEYMDAWKLQGLSVKSDARSPCPTCSIRSLRTWCP; encoded by the exons atggcgccgccgccgccaccaaaCGAAGCGGACCTCGCCGCGCCGGCCGCGTTGCGGGCGCCGGCGGACGTGATCTCCCGGGTCTTCTCGCAGCTGGACTGCGTCGACCTCCTCAGCTGCTCCCTCGTCTGCAG GCAGTGGTGCCGCGATTCTGCGGAGCTACGGGAAGAGTGGAGGATGGAGTACATGGACGCCTGGAAGCTGCAGGGTCTCAGCGTCAAGTCCGATGCCCGATCGCCGTGCCCAACTTGCTCCATCAGAAGCCTGCGAACCTGGTGCCCTTGA